GCCCGCAACACCCTGCCGGCGGACGATGTCAGTGACGAGGTTCGGCGTATCGCTGCTGAAGGTGGTCGCCACCATCGAGAGCCCCGCCAACCACCACGGCACGGAACGCCCCGAGGCGAAGAACTCCGCCGTGCTCTTCCCTGCACGCTTTCCGAAGAAGAGCGCTGGCCCGAAGCACACGAGCAGGGTGATACCGATGACAACCCAATCGAGGAGTGTGATATGCACGTCGGATCCTCCGTCGCTGTGAACAGATGAAGATGTTTAGTGTACTGTCGTGTCCTGGGTCGGCGGCCCTGCCATCCACCTCCGGATGTACGCAGCGCAATTCCCGCCGGCGATCGTGGCACCGCATCCGATGAGGGTGTGCCAGGTGTAATCTATCCGTGTGAAGGTCATGACCGCGACCATCGCCGCGATCCCCGTCATGAACCCGATGAACGCATCCCGTTCAATGAGCCGGCGGAACAAGAGACCGAGGAAGAACGTACCGAGAAGCCCGCCATACGTGAACGATGCGATCTTGAGCCCGATCTCCACGACCGGATTCGTGGTGTCGGTGAACAGCATCGCTCCACCGATCAGGACGATCCCCCACACGAGGGTCAGGGCCCGCGACCACCGCAGCTCTGCCGCGCTGTCCAGTGAGCGCCCCTTCGCGGTCATCTTGAAGATGTCCAGGAAGGTCGACGACGCGAGCGAACTGATGGACGAGGAGAGCGTCCCCATGGCCGATGCGAGAACACCGGCGATGAGAAGTCCGGAGAGGCCCGACGGAAGCTGGGTCACGATGAAGCGCGGGAAGATCTCATCCGACGATCGGAGCCCCAGGTCCTGAAACGGTACGCCCTGATAGAAGGCGTACAGGCACAACCCGAGCGTCAGGAAGAATGCGAACTGGATCACGATGAAGGTGGCGTCGAGCATCAATGCTTTCTGGCTTTCCCATCGGGTACGGCACCCCAGCAACCGCTGGACGAGCAACTGGTCCGTCCCGTGGGAGGCCATGGTCAGGAATGTGCCGCCCAGTAACCCGCCCGCCAGTGTGTACGGCGATGCAAGGAACGACATCAGATCCGATCCGCCGCCGGTATTGATGATCTCAAATTTGTTCAGGCCGTTCCGTGTGGCATAGAACACCACATCCTGCCAGCCGTTCGGCAACGCATACAGAATGAGCACCATCGACGCGATGGCACCGCTCAGATAGATCCCCATTTGCACGACATCCATGGCAACGACCGCCTTGAGGCCGCCGAGATACGTGTAGATCAACGTGAAGACGCCGATGATCAGGATGCTCGTGCCGTAATCCAGGCCGGTGATGAGGTGCACAGGTATCGCCGTGGCAAAAAGGCGGACGCCCGAGGCAAGGACCCGGGTCGTGATGAAGACGCTCGACGTGAACTTCCGCAGGGGGATGCCGAAACGCTTCCCGAGAAAGTCGTATGCCGTCTCAAGGTCACCGGCATAATACGCAGGGATGAAGAACACGCTCACCAGCAACCGGCCGATGAAATAGCCGAACACCAGCTGGAGGAAATGCATATCCGACCGGTACGCGAGCCCGGGTATGCTGATGAAGGTCAGGGTGCTCGTCTCACTCGCCACGATCGAAAAACCGACAGACCACCACGACATGCTCTTGCCGCCAAGGAAGTAGTCCCGCGAGGTCTTCTGCTTGCCGGCCACCAGGATACCTGCGACCGTGACACCCGCAAGATAGACGATGACGATAGTGTAATCGAGGAGAGTGAAACCCAAAGGACGCCCGCATTCGTGGGAGTGATCTGTCAATGTACGAACGCACCATGAGGAATCCAAGCAGAAATCCCCCCGCGGCTTTCGCTTCTCATCCGGTATCGCTATCTTCCGGTGTCGCCCGGACCCTCAACGGCCACGAAAGGTCATCACGTATGCAGAATGTGCTCCTCATCGCTCTCGGTGGCTCCCTCGGAGCTGTTGCCCGCTACGGCCTGGCAACATGGATCCATGGGCAGACCGGGACGTCCTTTCCCTGGGGAACGTTGATCATCAACCTGACCGGTTCGTTCGCGATCGGCTTCCTTGCCGAGCTGTTCGAAACATCGCTGGCATCCGCCGAGTGGCGCAGCTTCCTGACGATCGGGTTCCTGGGGGCCTACACCACGTTCTCGACCTTTTCGCTCGAATCATTCCATTTGCTGCGCGGCGGCGAGATCCGGCTTGCCGCAGCGAACATTCTCCTCAGCGTTGTCGTTGGCTTGCTCGCGGTCGTCCTCGGCATCTACGGGTTCCGTCTCCTTTCGAAGATCGTTCACTGACACATGGAGGCATGATGAAACTTCCCGATGAAGCGCTCCTGCTCAGGGTCTACGTGGGCATCAACGACAAGCACCATGGCGTACCGTTGTACGAGGCCATCGTCACCAGGGCGCGCGAACTGAATCTGGCCGGCGCCACGGTGCTCCGCGGCGTGCTCGGCTACGGCGCCAGCAGCCGCATCCACTCCGCAAAACTCCTTGACCTGTCCGTGGACCTTCCGGTGGTGATCGAGATCGTCGACACCGAAGAGCGGCTCGCGCTGCTGATGCCCTTCATCGACGCGCATGTGACCGAGGGGCTGGTGACAATGGAAAAGGTACGGGTGGTGGGATACAGGCACCGGATCGGAGAGGCCGTGCAACATCCCGCCTGATCTTCCGTTCCTATCAAGGAAGAGCTCACCGAAGGACAGAACGCGAAGATCGAACGAGAGGGTACGATGACGCTGGACCAGCTGAAAGCCGAGATACAGGCACTATCGAAGGACGACCGGCGGAAGCTCGGGACGTTCATTCTCGAGATCGAGAAGCAGCATTTTCAGGACACGGTCGGGCCGCAACTCCGCGAGGACCTCGATGGCCTCACGAAAGCCGCTCAGGATGCGGTCGACAAGATCTCGAAAGCGATCCGCGAGCGGCTGTAGCGCCAGTCACGAGGGAAGGGCGGGGCCCGTGGCCCGCCGATCCTTCCCTGGCGCCGGCTGTTCATTCAGACAATTCAGATATCTGATGTCGGCATTCATCCGGCCACCAGCGCGCCGTTCTCCCGTACGGCAACGCCGCTGCGCGCACCGTCGCTCCGCATACCGTCATTGCGGCCGAGCTTGAAGTCGCCGATGAGACGTTGCAGATTCTCCGTGAGCCGGTTGAGATCCTCCGCGGCACGCGCGATCTGCTGCGTCCCCTGCGCCTGTTTCGCTCGTCACCTTGCGAGATGCCCTCGACGTTCTTCGAGATCTGCTCGCTCGCACTCGACTGCTCCTCGCTTGCGGCCGCGATCTGCGTGACCATGTCCGTCACCTTCTGGCTCACCCCCACGATCTCCTTCAGGCTCGCGCCTGCCTTGTCGGCCAGCTCGATCCCGCGTTCCACCTCGTGCGTCCCCTCTTCCATCGACCGGACAGCACCCGTGGTATCCGACTGGATCTTCTTGATCATCCCGGCGATCTCTTTCGTCGCCTTCGTCGTCCGCTCGGCCAGCTTCCTGACCTCGTCCGCCACGACCGCAAACCCGCGCCCCTGGTCCCCTGCGCGGGCTGCTTCAATGGCCGCGTTCAGAGCCAGCAGGTTCGTCTGGTCCGCGATGTCGTCGATCACGCCGATGATCTCACCGATCTGATCGCTCGACTTCCCGAGCTCCTTCACCGTTTCGGCGCTCTTGTTCACCACGCCGGCGATGCGCTTCATCCCTTCGACCGTCTCACCAACGACCTCGCCACCATGCTCCGCACTCACACGCGCGAGCTTCGCCGTCTCGGCCGCTGCGCTCGCGTTCTTGGAGTTCTCCAGGATGGTCTTGGTCATCTCCTCCACTGCGCTCGCCACTTCTCCCGCCTGGCTCGTCTGTTCCTGTGCCCCGGCAGCCATCTCCTCCGTGCTCGAGCTGATCTGGCTCGAGGCACTCGCCGTCGCGCTCACGGCCTCGCTCACCTTCCGCAAGGCTTCCTGCAGGGAGCCGCCCACCTTGTTGATGCTCTCCTTGATGAGCTGCAGATCGCCGCGGTAGTCCCCGTTCATCCGCGCCGTCATATCGCCCGTCGCCATCACCGCCAGCGTGTTCGACCCTTCCTGCACCGGTTTGATCACCGCATCCAGCGTGTCGTTCACCCCCTGGACGATCTTCCGGAAATCACCCTGATGCTTCGACGCATCGGCACGCGTGGCCAGACGGCCTTCCACCGCCGCCTGCGACAGCAGCACCGCATCGGCCACCAGCGCGTTCACCGCGCCGATCGCCTGGTTCAGGTTGTTCTTGATCTCGTTGAAATCGCCGTTGTAGCTGTCCGTGATCTTCGCCGGGATGTCGCCCTTGGAGATCCGGTCCACGTACTCCGCCGCAACGTTCAACGGGCCAATGACGGAATCGAGCGTTTCGTTCACGCCCTGCACGATCTTCCGGAAGTCGCCCTGATGCTTCGTGGCATCGGCACGCGTGGCAAGTTTGCCTTCCACGGCGGCACGCGACAGCAGATGCGCATCCGCGACCAGCATGCTCACGGCGTTGATCGCCTGATTCAGGTTGTTCTTGATCTCGTTGAAATCGCCGTTGTAGTTGTCCGTGATCTTCGCCGGGACGTCACCCTTGGAGATCCGGTCCACGTACTCGGCGGCCACATTCAGCGGTCCGATCACCGCATCCAGCGTGTCATTCACCCCCTGCACGATCTTCCGGAAATCACCGCCGTGCTTCGTCGCATCGGCGCGCGCAGCGAGTTTGCCTTCCACCGCTGCCCTGGACAGCATGCCGGCATCGGCCACGAGGGCGTTCACCGCATCGATGGCCAGGTTCAGGTTGTTCTTGATCTCGTTGAAATCACCGTTGTAGGTGTCGGTGATCTTCGCCGGGATGTCGCCCTTCGAGATGCGGTCCACGTACTCCGCGGCCATGTTGAGCGGGCCAACGACCGCATCCAGGGTGTTGTTGAAACCGCTGAGGATCGCACGATACCCGCCCTGAAACTTGTCCGCTTCGCTCCGGACCGACAGTTGTCCTGCAATGGCGGCACCGGAGAGCCGTTCCGATTCACGCACGAGGTTCTGCAACTCGGTGAGTGCGCGTGCGAGGGCAAGACCCAGCACATCGCGGTCCGTCCTCTGCGTTACGGTGATCGAAAGATCCCCTTCGGAGATCCGGCGTGCAGCTTCGGCGCGATCACGCGATGCATCAACGATAGCGGCGAACGACCGTGAGAGGCTGCCCATTTCGTCATGGCCCATTTCCGGGATCGAGATCGACACATCTCCCTGTGCAAGCGCATCTGCAGCATGCACCAGGATCCCGACCGGGCGGACGATGGAGCGGCGGACCAGCATCGCGATCAAACCGCAGATGAGCACCGCGATCACACCACCGACAATGAGAATGCTCGTCCGGGCCGATGAGATGATCGCATCAACATCGGTCCGCGGATAGCCGATAACGACGCCGTACCCCCAGGGATCGAATTTGTTGTGCTCGACGACCCAATCGGTGGACAGGGACGCATCGGCGACAGCAAGTTTCTCGATGGTCTCAACCGGAACCCCTTTCGTGGAAAAGCGCGTTTTGTTCTTTGCGTCGACCAGAGCGACAAAGCCGCCCTGGAGGATGTGGGTCTGCTCGATCGCCTTGCCCAGCTCCTTCAGTGTGGAGATAGGATATCCCACATACCAGATGCCGACGACTTCTCCGGTGCGCGCGCGCATCGGTTCATAGGAAGTGAAATATGGCTCCCCCAGGATGTCCACCACGCCGGAAAATGACCGCCCCTCTCGAATGGCCACGATGGCCTTTCCGTTCGGATCCAGCAATGTGCCGATCGCCCGTGATCCATCTTGCTTCTGGACGTTCGTCGAGACCCGGATGAAACTCTCACCCCTGCGGACGAAGAGAGTTGCCGTGCTGCCGGTCAACGACTTCACACGGTCAACGAGACCGAATGCATTGGCCTGACTGCTTCCGCCAGGAGGAGTGACGGCACGGACTCTGCTCCCACACGGGTCATCCCACCGAGTCCGGGCGTACCGAGCCGATCCCCTTCGGAACGGAGGATCCCCATCGCAACCTCAACACGCTGCTTCATCAGGCTATGCGTGGATGCGAGAACGTTCAGTGCCTGTTCCGACCTCGCATGGACGAGTTCGGTCGTACTTGTCTGTATCTGCTCACTCACATAGTTCGAGAGGAGCCATGCACACACCCCTACAGCCCCCAGTATGATGAGAGCGGTGGGAATGATGAATTTGGACATGATGCTCGATTGCGTAAGAATGTTCCAGAAGCGTCGCACAGAGGGCCTCATTCGATGGTGGCCGGATAGACAATGAGTGACCCGGCGTTCTATGCCTGCATAGCACGCCGGAGCAGCGCGTTTTCCCCTCACGAATGGATGTAACAAACATCATACCACGAGGATGCGGGGGGGGCGGCAGGAAGAGGGTGCCAATGCATTGTGCGACGAAGTTTTAGCAGGACTCTCAGGTAGGACCCGCGATCC
This genomic interval from Ignavibacteriota bacterium contains the following:
- a CDS encoding sodium/solute symporter (Members of the Solute:Sodium Symporter (SSS), TC 2.A.21 as described in tcdb.org, catalyze solute:Na+ symport. Known solutes for members of the family include sugars, amino acids, nucleosides, inositols, vitamins, urea or anions, depending on the system.), producing MGFTLLDYTIVIVYLAGVTVAGILVAGKQKTSRDYFLGGKSMSWWSVGFSIVASETSTLTFISIPGLAYRSDMHFLQLVFGYFIGRLLVSVFFIPAYYAGDLETAYDFLGKRFGIPLRKFTSSVFITTRVLASGVRLFATAIPVHLITGLDYGTSILIIGVFTLIYTYLGGLKAVVAMDVVQMGIYLSGAIASMVLILYALPNGWQDVVFYATRNGLNKFEIINTGGGSDLMSFLASPYTLAGGLLGGTFLTMASHGTDQLLVQRLLGCRTRWESQKALMLDATFIVIQFAFFLTLGLCLYAFYQGVPFQDLGLRSSDEIFPRFIVTQLPSGLSGLLIAGVLASAMGTLSSSISSLASSTFLDIFKMTAKGRSLDSAAELRWSRALTLVWGIVLIGGAMLFTDTTNPVVEIGLKIASFTYGGLLGTFFLGLLFRRLIERDAFIGFMTGIAAMVAVMTFTRIDYTWHTLIGCGATIAGGNCAAYIRRWMAGPPTQDTTVH
- the crcB gene encoding fluoride efflux transporter CrcB, which produces MQNVLLIALGGSLGAVARYGLATWIHGQTGTSFPWGTLIINLTGSFAIGFLAELFETSLASAEWRSFLTIGFLGAYTTFSTFSLESFHLLRGGEIRLAAANILLSVVVGLLAVVLGIYGFRLLSKIVH
- a CDS encoding DUF190 domain-containing protein; this encodes MKLPDEALLLRVYVGINDKHHGVPLYEAIVTRARELNLAGATVLRGVLGYGASSRIHSAKLLDLSVDLPVVIEIVDTEERLALLMPFIDAHVTEGLVTMEKVRVVGYRHRIGEAVQHPA
- a CDS encoding Cache 3/Cache 2 fusion domain-containing protein, with protein sequence MKSLTGSTATLFVRRGESFIRVSTNVQKQDGSRAIGTLLDPNGKAIVAIREGRSFSGVVDILGEPYFTSYEPMRARTGEVVGIWYVGYPISTLKELGKAIEQTHILQGGFVALVDAKNKTRFSTKGVPVETIEKLAVADASLSTDWVVEHNKFDPWGYGVVIGYPRTDVDAIISSARTSILIVGGVIAVLICGLIAMLVRRSIVRPVGILVHAADALAQGDVSISIPEMGHDEMGSLSRSFAAIVDASRDRAEAARRISEGDLSITVTQRTDRDVLGLALARALTELQNLVRESERLSGAAIAGQLSVRSEADKFQGGYRAILSGFNNTLDAVVGPLNMAAEYVDRISKGDIPAKITDTYNGDFNEIKNNLNLAIDAVNALVADAGMLSRAAVEGKLAARADATKHGGDFRKIVQGVNDTLDAVIGPLNVAAEYVDRISKGDVPAKITDNYNGDFNEIKNNLNQAINAVSMLVADAHLLSRAAVEGKLATRADATKHQGDFRKIVQGVNETLDSVIGPLNVAAEYVDRISKGDIPAKITDSYNGDFNEIKNNLNQAIGAVNALVADAVLLSQAAVEGRLATRADASKHQGDFRKIVQGVNDTLDAVIKPVQEGSNTLAVMATGDMTARMNGDYRGDLQLIKESINKVGGSLQEALRKVSEAVSATASASSQISSSTEEMAAGAQEQTSQAGEVASAVEEMTKTILENSKNASAAAETAKLARVSAEHGGEVVGETVEGMKRIAGVVNKSAETVKELGKSSDQIGEIIGVIDDIADQTNLLALNAAIEAARAGDQGRGFAVVADEVRKLAERTTKATKEIAGMIKKIQSDTTGAVRSMEEGTHEVERGIELADKAGASLKEIVGVSQKVTDMVTQIAAASEEQSSASEQISKNVEGISQGDERNRRRGRSRSRVPRRISTGSRRICNVSSATSSSAAMTVCGATVRAAALPYGRTARWWPDECRHQISELSE